DNA from Magnolia sinica isolate HGM2019 chromosome 19, MsV1, whole genome shotgun sequence:
GTGGGAGTCTTTCCAAATTGAAGGATTTGCAGGTTTTGTATTAAGCCAAAAACTTAAGCTGTTAAAAGGGAAGCTTGTTGACTGAAGGAAGGACTTCTTCGGGAACAAGAAGGCTGAAGTTGGTAGAATCCTCATGGCCAATTAATCGCTTAATGTCAAGGAAGAGGGGAGTCTTTTGTCTGAGGAGGAAAAAGCTACAAGTGCCAACTATCTCTTGACTACATGAATGGGATCAAGCAGGAGGAGAGCAAATAGAGACTGTCCACTTCTTCCATTTTTGCCCACATCCCAACATGTAGTCGAGAATGTCCtaatcaacatgatcataagctTTCTCAATATCTGGCTTGCAGACGATGCCTTTTTTACCATTCCCATGTCGAGAGTCGTCAATACAATCATGAGCCATGAGAGCACTGTCAAGAATTTGTCTTCCCAACCCAAATGCGCCTTAAGCCTTTTGAAATAACACTTTCAAGGACCACCAGAAACCTGGATGCAAGAATTTTGGCTAAGATCTCATAAAGGCCCCTAATAAGATTGATTGGCCTAAAAACCTTGCAAACTTTTCGCGCCTTCAATCTTCAGAATAATGGCTATAAATGAGGATCCAAGGTCCCTCGACAAATGGCATTTGAAAATCTTGAATACGAGGTTCATCAAGTCACCCTTCACCACTTCCTAAAATACTTAAAAGAAAGATGGTAGCCGTATGAACCCAAGGCCTTGTCCCTACCCAAGGATATCACTACCACTTTGACTTCCTCTTCAAAAAATGGCTTTTCAAGAGATTCAACACCTAATTTCGAAGTTTGGTTAAATGCTAAATTCTCTAGTCGTGGCCACTTCCATCCTTTGATGGATAGACTTAAGCGTTATTGTTTACCCTTCTTCCGCCTATCAATACACTGAATCCTATTATTTCCTTGCCTGGGCACTTGCAATGCTATGAAAGAGCTTTGTATTCTTATCACCTTCTTTTAACCACGTAGCTTGAGATCGCCACCTTCATTTATCTCCTTCCTAGGCTGATTCGAGTACTCTCTAGTCGATGGCTTGAATTTCAAGGATATTACCAACTTCCACCTCCCTAGAGTGACAGCATATTGTGCTCCAAGAGTGACAACATTTGCGTGGCTAGTGGGAAGGAAAAGAATTTTAACTATCGATAATCTGCAAAGAAGAGCCCTCGTCCTTCCTAACATCTACTTCATGTGCATGGAAGATGTGGAATCGACCAATCATCTTTATtcactagggcctgtttggactgcAGTATTAAATCggatggaattgtattagatggaattaacatcatTTATTGCAAAATGATtacatgtctagaaataccatggtattttcactatccaatcccatgtttgggatcaaattcatCCCTTGAGAAGTACATTGTATTATGTGAAGTTTGCATTTGGTGGACCGTTGAATTGTAATGAACAGACCACATTTCCCAACTGAGTTTGGTCACCTGTGTGCATATGCAGCTTGATGTCACATGTAAAAGGCAcgtatggatggacagtgtggataaaacacgcgcattaacgtgggccccacaattgtaGCGGATTTCGAAATCCACTGGAAGTCCTGCAATATCCACAATTGGCATTGGGATATGTGATACCgagattaatccaatccttcctgTTCTTATCAAAGACCGGATGGAATTCGCATGaggccaaatgcaattccataccacctaatctcatctaataccatgcaccaaacaagCCCTCTTATATGTTTGCCTAGAAGGTTTGGGGTTCCTTTATCCATATCTTCCTTCCTGCTCGGGTGATGTCGAGCTCGATCACGGATCTGTTTTGGGCGTGGCAAGGAGGGATGGGCAAGGATAGGAAAGTCGTTTGGCATCTTCTGTTTTTAGCAATAATTTCGTCCATTTGGGGTGAGCATAATAGAAGATGTTTTAAGAATAGAAGGTCTTTGATCAATGAGGTTATTAATGATATAAAATCCAATGTTGCAAGTTAGGCTTCTATTGTAATGGCAGTTGATTCTGCTATTCTCTCCCCCGTGTTGGAGTTGTAGagttgggttgtattctttttGGCGCTTCTCCAATAAAGCTTTGTtatctcttgaaaaaaaaaatccacctcCTTTCAACAATTAATTTTGCCTTTTAGAAGCTTTAGTTTCTAGTTCAACTAGAAATTTGCATAACTCACCACCTCAAAGGATTCACCAACCCTTCATAAGCTTTAGAAGGCCCTCCACTTCTAGCCACATTAACTTGAACCTGAAAGGCCTTAAACCCTAGTTTTCCTTCTCAACTTTCAAGAGAATTGCGCAGTGGTTAGACACCATGGTGTGCCAAAacagttacgtatcggccgtaacggccgatacgtaacggtaacggtgggaaccgttatgcGTTTCGgcgtcgtatcggccgatacgggcccgtaacggtaactttttttttttttcattttaagttCTGTTTTTgctaaattttttttaaacctcttgcttccaaactgtttctcactcctactactaatttcgaccaaccttggctaggtatttgagataaaaacacattatattacagatttttttgaatcaaagctctgTGGGTCGTTTtttagaaattcgtcaaaaataggtatttatacttttttaatatgttttgctattttaatcatgtcatatgatgtgttaattatagtaaaacatgttaatgtgcattttacagatttggggtgccatttaataatttttttaatattttttttctatttacgcatgaattttggcccctttttttaaaattcgaaaaatcaatttttaatggttgttttgctgttttaatcatgccatttgatgtgttaatcatagtagaacatgttaatgtgcattttacagatttgggatgccattttatatctttttaatatttttttctatttacgcatttattttggccctttttttgaaaattcgaaaaatcatttttcaatgattcttttgctgttttaatgatgccatatgatgtgttaatcatagtagaacatgttaatgtgcattttacagatttggggtgccattttatatttttttctatttacgcatttattttggccctttttttgaaaattcaaaaaatcattttttaatgattcttttgctgttttaatgatgccatttgatgtgttaatcatagtagaacatgttaatgtgcattttacatatttggggtgccattttatattttttttatatttttttctatttacgcatttatttcggccctttttttgaaaattcgaaaaatcattttttaatgattcttttgctgttttaatgatgccatatgatgtgttaatcatagtagaacatgttaatgtgcattttacatatttggggtgccattttatatttttttaatattttttttctatttacgcatgaattttggccctcaaaaataattgcaaacacctaaatgtaagatattttcatattacattcattctaatatatctatcattgatagtagatagttagaaaattaaatatatgaattttatagtcaaattcaggttatctggttcataaattcatcagacagttcgatacaacttctcaccaaagagtggaccgttacaccaccataaacatgttccaatttataaatgaatgcatatttggaatgcttagaatattccggatttaatccatatttttaaatatttttttggcaaaaatttttttttgcaccgttacggCCCGTTATGCCCCCACCCTAGTTTTCCTCCTCAACTTTCAAGAGAATTGCGCAGTGGTTAGACACGGTCACGAGAAGTCCCTTTAATGCACAAGGGGGAACTTCTCCACGCAATTAGGGGACACTAAGAATCTATCAAGTCTAGATATAACGCTGTTTGTTGCCCATTAGTCCAGGTGAATTTCACATCACCCAAAGGAATATCCACTAGTTCATGtctatccatccatcttgaaagtCCTTCATGCTTCATGAAATTGTTGTACTAATTGATTTTCAAACGTAAATCTGACCACGTTTAAGTCACCTCCCAAGCACCATGGACAAAACTCAAACTTTGTCACAATAAGGAACACTGAGCAAGCTAGTTTGGCCAATAGACTGCCCTAAACACCCATTTGAACCCTGAACTAACACCACAGAAAGGGAAAAGGAACCACAACACCACTCTTCCTTCATCCACACTAATAAATCTAAAATAATTATTATCACTCCAACTGCGCCAACAACATCAAGAACAACTCAATCCTTTGACTTCCCACCCCAAAGAAATTCAATCATCTTCTGATTGACAACTTGAAGTTTGGTCTCCTGCAGCAAGCCTATCTGAGCCTTAGACCTCTTGTAGATGTCTTTAATCTGTGATGTATTTTACCAACACCCCATACCGCTAACATTCCAACTCAGCAGCTTCATGGGTTCACAATTCTTGCCCCTCTACCCTTTTTCTCACATCGAGAAATCACCCTGACATCGTAATTAATAGAGGAAAGGAGGTTCACCAGCTCTCCTTGCCCTTTAGGAGACTTTTGCACCTTCCCCCACTGACCAGTTTTGGCATGATGTGCTCCACGATCTTCCAAAAACTGGAACAACATAATGAGGTTGTCTTTGCTCTCTGAAGGAGACTCCTACCAGCCTACCCACATGGTTAACAACCTCCTTAATCCACCTCAAGCCCCTCGGCATAGAAATATGACCTCCTTCCCCAGAAAATATTTACCTTCACTCCCAAAGCAGACAATACAATTGCTGGCTTTGATACCTTTATCCCCCATAGTTTGAATGGGAGTAACATTCAGTGCCTCAAATAGCTGCTGACAATTGCATTGAGCCCCCCAACAATTACCCTCAACAATAACTTCTTCCCCACAAACTGCAATCATCACCAGCCACTAGATGAACCATGAACAAGAACACCACCCCAGTTAGAGTGAAATTTTGCCATAGATGGTGAGATGCACTATAACATGCTGCTTGGGTCGGCCAATGGAGAAGCAGGCTTCGAGAAAACGAGGTGTTACTTGGAAAATAGTGAAAGCGAGATGCTGTAGTGCCCCCGTCTCCACTCTCCCTATAGCTTCGCTCCTAGCAATCTCCAAAATAGTGAAAGCACAGTTGCAAGCCTCTTGGAAATGAAAAGACGAATTCTCACATGTACCAGATGTTACTTCAACTCTCATACATGTCAGAAGAAGAAAATCGAAACACGTGGGAGAGTTATCACGTGTTAATCTTGCTACATGAACCCTTGCTATCTCATGTGTAAATGCCTCCTAAGCTAGTAAAGCATCCACCTCCTCCAAACCTACCATATTGTACCACATTGCTTGAGCCTACTCAACAGCCACCGAACCTGGCACCCGCATATGACCCGGACAAGCATTCCACCAAATGTTACTTCGACTCTCATAAGTGTCACACGAAGAAATTCCACACACGTGGGAGAGTTATCATGTGCTAATCTTGCAACATGAACTCCTGTTATCTCATGTGTAAACGCCTCCAAAGCTAGTAAAGCATCCACCTCCTTCGAACCTACCATCTTGTACCACGCTGCTTGAGCCTACTCAATGGCCACCGAATGGACAAGCATCCACCCCCCTTGTTGGCCTTGATACCTTTACCCCCTGTAGTTTGAATAGGAGTAACATTCCGTGCCTCAAATAGCTGCTGACAATTGCACTAAGCCCCTCAACAATAACTTCTTCCACACAAACCGCAATCATCGCTACTAGATGAACCATGAACAAGAACACTGCCCCGGTTAGAGTGAAATTCCACTATAGATGGCAAGATGCACTATAACGTGATACTTGGGCCGGCCAACAGAGAAGCAAGCTTCGAGAAAGCGAGGTGTTACTTGGAAAATAGTGAAAGCGACATGCCATAGTGCCCCCGTCTCTAATCTCCCTGTAGCTTCACTCCTAGCAGTCTCCAAAATAGTGAAAGCACGGTCGCAAGCCTCTTGCAAATGAAAAGACGAAATCTCACACGTACTGGATGTTACTTCGACTCTCATACATGTCAGAAGAAGAAAATCGAAACGAGTGGGAGAATTATCACGTGTTAATCTTGCTACATGAACCCTTCTCATGTGTAAACGCCTCCTAAGCTAGTAAAGCATCCACCTCCTCCAAACCTACCATCGTGTACCATGTTGCTTGAGCCTACTCAATGGCCATTGAACCTGGCACCCGCATGTCACCTGGACAAGCATTCCACCAAATATTACTTTGACTCTCATAGGTGTCACAGGAAGAAAATCCACACACACGGGAGAGCTATCACATGCTAATCTTGCTACATGAACCCCTGCCATCTCACATGTAAACGCCTCCAAAGCTAGTAAAGCATCCACCTCCTCCGAAACTACCATCTTGTACCACGTTGCTTGAGCCTACGCAACGGCCACCAAACCTGGCACCCGCATATGCCCCGGACAAGCATCCGACTCCTCTGAACCTACCATCTTGTACCACGTTGCTTGAGCCTACTCAATGGCCAGTTGGCCACCGAACCTAGCGCCCGCATATGCCCCGGACAAGCATCCACCCCCCTTGGACAGCTTCTCGCATCGCTCTTGACCTATCggaacatgatgatgatgataaatttgCAATCCAAACAAAAAGAAACGGCAAATCAGGGGAAAACATATTGTTTTTCCCATGATTCCTcgtatccaaacaggccattaATGAAAAACTCCGGAAGGGCAGaactaaaataaaatgaaagcaGCTGTTGTCTGATATGTCTTACAATTACATTTACTGTAAATCTCTTCAATCCATCCAGATGTGAACATGTACATTCAACAAGTATGAAGCAACCAAATAGgcaaatgaaaatcaatgggcAACAGAAGTCTGCACTTACAGAAGTTGTTCAAAACAAGCTTTTCAAACAACTCAGGATGCATCATGTCCTCAGCTGAAATCTGAGGATTAAGCCAAGACAAAACATAAGGAGGGCGAATTGAAAGTGGGTAAACAGCCGCCAATAGTGCTCCTAGGGGGACAACAGGAACATTAAGAGCTTGCGCAGGATCAGCCTGCATGATGCAGTCGAATCGCATTAGCACTTGTACAAATACGTTAGTGAGTAGCAAATTGTCCAACAAGAATATTAAAGAGTCATTCAAATGGATTCCTATCACTTACAAGAGGCAATAACAACTTGagtgaagattttgaagaagtataGTCAAGAGATGATCCTAAAGTAACAACTGCGCCCAATCCAGATTGTCCTCCTTCATAACCTTCACGAAAGAAACTTATAAGCACATGGCAGTAAGAATCCTCAGTGAGACAATAGATTATCCCATCATGCATTTTTTAAATTAGTCATGGTCAGTTTAATCTTAAAAATGAATAAACTTAGTGCTGATAACATGACCGCAATTCCATGGCACCACAAatgcaaattttgaatttttttttttttttttttaaatgacaaaaaCGGATATGCAATTTAAAAGATGATGGGAAGTCGAATATTTCAGCAATAATTTCTCATAAATGAAATGACAAGATGTGATTTGTCATAAGGCTGAATATTCATTTGCTACCATCAGAAAAATCCTATAAATAATATAGAAAGCAAAATGAAGAAACCAACCTTGCAGAGACAACCTAGGTTATAGCTCTGAAGCCAGAAAGGAGATAGGGAAAGAACTAAATAATACAACCAAAATATTTCCAGCAAGTACATGTAGGCTTTATTAAGATACATACAAAGCAGCACGGCATGTATTTATAGAGCACTCTATACTCCAAAGTCAATAACTAGAACTTTTCACACGAAGAAGTTGCTAGTTTAAGGACCTGTGTTTAGACTTTAGAATAAGTCTCCCTTCTAATGGAAAAGACTATGGACCAAAAATCCAAGGCGATGTGAAGCAATGTTTTAAGAATTGCACAATTCGCAATTTGAATCagacaatcatcatcatcatctaagccttatcccaactaactggggtcggctgcatgaatccttttctgccattccactctatcaagggccacaaGTTCAGTTCAGTTAGACCTTAGGTCATCAAGTTTTTTCTTATGGCCTCCACCCATGCCCAAATTATATTTTCTCCGTATCATCCTGCATTGAAGGTGGAGGCAAAATGATAACATGGGATTCATCACCCTTTATGTCACATCAAGAGGCTTTTTCATTTATATACTTCTTTCTAAACAGGAGCCAAGTGGCTCATTGTATTCATATGATGACATGCATACCtgttttctaattgatggatgtGGATGGGGAACGGATGATGAATAAATATCATGCTTTGACtgatttttctacaaattttagtGATTTAGCACAATGGCAAATTATAAAGGCAAGCATCCATGTCTATCTCTGAAACCAAAAGGAtgcaaaataaaaaaggaaaaaattgaaaagaataaTAAGCAGCAATTAACAACTATCAAGTGGAAAAATCATTAAATGAAATAAAGAAAACTGCTAGAAATTAATACAGATTTTGGGTAAATCacaaaaagcaaaaagaaaagaaagaaaaagaaattatggATTGATCtttgtttcaaaatttagaaAAAGGTTCATTAAAGGGAAAGCTATTAGAAACAAAAGTTCATTGAAGGGGAAAAAATACAATCAGGTTCAAAAACACTTTACCACGTCGTGACAGCATTGCGTATAGCAAAATTCCCCCCATGGAGTGACCAATCGCAAGCAACTTTCCATCCTTTGGCTTGCATTGAGCCCTTATATATTCCATCTATGTTGATCACATTGGTGTGTTATAAAATATAGCTTTGATAATTAAGAAAACTATTTTATACAGTAACAAAGGAttgtaataaataaatatataaaaaaaaaatcaaaactaggGCAAATCGAATCAAGACAATAGGAACAGAAATGGCCCTTTTAGCATGAGGAAATGTCACCTCACCGCAGCAGGCACGTCCTCTTCCAGGTAGTTGTCAAAGTCCCAATCATACTTCACAATCAGGTCAAGCTGCTTCTGGAAATCCTCAATGGTTGTAAGAAGACGCTCTTGCAAGTCAAAGAACTGTGGTGAAACGGAGCGTTGACCTTCCTCAATACTATTTACAAGTCGTTGACTCAGTTCTCTGATTTGCTTGGCAATAGCAGAGTTTTGCCTTGTTTCTAGTAAACCTGAAAGTTTTCCTCTGATCTCATTAAAGCGCTCAGATAACTGGGCATCTTCTAAAATTTTCGATATTTGATCAAATAGTTTAGCTGACATAACCCTTGATTGACCTTCGCTGAGAAAGCCTGAGAGTCGTTCTGCCAAACGCAATAAAGTGTCAGTGAGCCTTGATGCCAGTTGTGATTCATCCCTCACTGTCATTGTCTTGTTTGCTTTGACAATAGAGTTTCCAGACTCTGATAAAGCAGTGGTGCTTGTTTCTGAGGAAAAAGCACCACCAGTGACACTCTTATTGATGGACTTTACCAGCTCAGATGTAACATAACTATTGGTGGACTGCTCAATAGCTTTGGACTCGCCTTCTTGTGTGCTCAATCCAGCACCTCGTACTTCAAGAATCCATGTATCAAATCCTTGGCTAGACATGTAACGTGCAAATGAAGACTGCAAAGCAGATCACATTTATTAGTAAAGATGGGCTGCTTGTTGTAAAAAATTACCAAACAGATTAACGATTGAAGAGAGCAAATGATACACAATCAACAGTTTTTCCTCACTTCATGGTTAAAACATCTGCTAGTATCGGTCCGCCTACTAAAGTCCTATGGGAGAAGGTCATCTACAGGTTTGAGAAATACCTGCCAGGTTGGAAATGTCGATACTTATCCATAGGGGGGCATCTAACTCTTATAAAGGCCGCCCTCTCTAACTTGCCCCTATATTTCATGTCCTTATAGGTGCCCGGCATCTGTATTAGCTGCTTTAGACAAGCTTAGACGCAACTTTCTCTGGCATGGAAAGGGGGATAAGAGGAGATTTCATTTAGTGGATTGGAAACAAGTGTGTAAACACTTTAAAGAAGGCAGAGCGGGCATTAAAGATTTAAAGATGATGAATCAAGCTCTTCTTGGCAAATGGTCTTGGAGACTGGGTACGGAAAGTGAAAGTCTATGGAATAAGATTATCAAGTATAAGTATGGCAGTTCTGCAGGGGACTGGTGGACAAAAGATTCATCCTCATATAGGGCCTCCGCTATATGGAAAGGTATTCTCCAGATGAAAAAAAAGACAATCCAAGGGATTAGTTTTGAGCTAGGTAAGGGAGATAGAATTCGTTTTTGGAAAGATAAGTGGATGGGAGAGCTCCCTCTTAAAGATAAATTTCCAAATATGTTTCGGCTGGCTCCAAATCAGGATATCTGTGTTGCTGACTACTTCTCGGTTATGAATGGTAAGACGGTGTGGAACCTGCAACGTAGAAGGAATCTCGAAGATTGGGAGATCGAGGAGTACGTGAATCTGCTTCGCTACGTGTACGAATCCAGTCCAAATCAGTTAAAGGCCGACAGGATCATCTAGAGATCGGAAAAATCACTTCTGTTTACGGTCAAATCTCTATACAAGATGCTCCTTCACAACCACAGCCCTCCAAAAGATCTCATATCTCACCATGTCTAGTACTATTCAGCCCCTCCGAAGGCTTTGGTCTTTGGATGGCTGGTTGGGAAAAGAAAAATTCTAACAGTTGACAACCTGAGAAAAAGGGGGATGGTTTTAACAAATATTTGCATTTGCTGTATGGGGGAAGAAGAATCGGTTGACCATCTCCTCATTCATTGTCCTTTTATAGCTAATATTTGGGCAGATTTTCTAGTGCGCTTTAGAATCAGTTGGTGTTTCTCCGATTCGATAGATCTTCTCCTAAAAGCCTGGCATGGCATCAGAATAGGAAAAAGAGAGACTAGATTATGGAGAATGGCTATACTTGCTATTTGGTGGGCCgtttgggaggaaagaaacaGTAGATGCTTTAGGAATTTGTCCAATCCCGCTGATGTGGTGTCCTACAAAGCTAAACGCTTGTTGATTGAATGGGCTACTCAAGTAGATGCTCTTaaggattttgattttattttccttGGAGTGTggttgcttctgctttctcaGCAGTCTCTCACTCCTGCTTTTGTTTCCTCTTATCTTTTAATATAAaccgttacctttcaaaaaaaaataaaatctgctaGTATCTTGTAGTTGAAAGTTGGAAGAAAGAGTAGAGAGCAAAGACAATATCTTGCCATTAAAGTAAATAGCTAGCAATGAATGAAAATGAACAAATAGATCATGGCCCAGACTGCTATATGCATTTTCCACATTTTTATCCAACATGAACGTGGTAAAAATGCATcccaatccaaactgtccagataATGGATAAAGCATATCCCGAAAATCACAAATTGGAGGATCTAACTGTAGAGAGTTTTGTTATCTGTTTGTGGTGCGTCTGTGGACTCTATCGTAAGCTTGTGGAGTATCATATCTATCCTATATACAAAGTGAGCGTTGGTCCATGGGCTAACTCAATATCTTATTGCCCCTTTCTATCTATCTATCCATATCTATTTTTCACATGTATTAGGTGTGGTCAGCCATTTACCATCACCATAAACAAGAATCGCAGAATTCCATTGAGATTTGGGGGTGTGGTGATGTTTTTCTTTTGTAGGTATAGTTGTTGCATAAACCTTGTTTGAGTTCTTTATGCTGAAATTTCCTTGTGATTTCATGGTCTGAAGCTGTGGGGCTGTGAAGTAAGTTGTATCTTCATGCTGATGATGTGCTCATGTAGTTGTCATGTAACGGTGTGCACTTGGGCCGATTGTAGTGGTGTGCAAGCAGTAGGATTAGTGTTAAGGCTTCATGGAGGGTACTTCTTCAAGAACCAGCATTGTTTCTAGCCCGCCAATGACACCTAGGAGAGTTGGTGTTCCTGGATGAGCGATAACCCGGGATGGCATATCACAATCACCTTATTTGATGGTAGAAACTACTTAGCTTGGTCCAAATCAGCTCACATGTTCATGGATGGTCAGAAGCAGTTAGGGTATTTGGATGGTTCGAACAGTAGCCTTCCAAGGATGATCCCATTCATGCAATTGGGAAGTGGACAATATGACCATTATGTCTTGGTTGCTTCTATCCATGAAGCCAGAAATCAGTGGGACTTTAatgtattgcaaaaaaaaaaaaacatcaaaagaaATATGGGATTCCGTTGCAGCTTCATATTCCCCAAAAGAAGAATGTACCTATAGTGTTTCaactattgtgtgtgtgtgtgtgtgtatttgaaaGGTACATATGGTATTTCAGTTAAAACGAGAAATTGTCAACTTCGTTAGGGGGATAAGTCCTTAGGAGATTACTATACTATGACAACCTAACTGTCTGCCAGCAAATGGACCACAACCACATCGGTTGGGCAATACAAAAAGAGAGCGAAAAGAAAAAGCAGATCAACGTCCCAAG
Protein-coding regions in this window:
- the LOC131235704 gene encoding uncharacterized protein LOC131235704 isoform X3, with protein sequence MLQADLRSALQFAATVCYVNPILPFGRDPNLRTSSSSKSCHYFLPRAPSIRPISLSRAAVEKKQQEKPSICTADELHYVAVPATEWKLALWRYTPSPNVPPRNHPLLLLSGVGTNAIGFDLAPESSFARYMSSQGFDTWILEVRGAGLSTQEGESKAIEQSTNSYVTSELVKSINKSVTGGAFSSETSTTALSESGNSIVKANKTMTVRDESQLASRLTDTLLRLAERLSGFLSEGQSRVMSAKLFDQISKILEDAQLSERFNEIRGKLSGLLETRQNSAIAKQIRELSQRLVNSIEEGQRSVSPQFFDLQERLLTTIEDFQKQLDLIVKYDWDFDNYLEEDVPAAMEYIRAQCKPKDGKLLAIGHSMGGILLYAMLSRRGYEGGQSGLGAVVTLGSSLDYTSSKSSLKLLLPLADPAQALNVPVVPLGALLAAVYPLSIRPPYVLSWLNPQISAEDMMHPELFEKLVLNNFFQTGPSE
- the LOC131235704 gene encoding uncharacterized protein LOC131235704 isoform X1 — encoded protein: MLQADLRSALQFAATVCYVNPILPFGRDPNLRTSSSSKSCHYFLPRAPSIRPISLSRAAVEKKQQEKPSICTADELHYVAVPATEWKLALWRYTPSPNVPPRNHPLLLLSGVGTNAIGFDLAPESSFARYMSSQGFDTWILEVRGAGLSTQEGESKAIEQSTNSYVTSELVKSINKSVTGGAFSSETSTTALSESGNSIVKANKTMTVRDESQLASRLTDTLLRLAERLSGFLSEGQSRVMSAKLFDQISKILEDAQLSERFNEIRGKLSGLLETRQNSAIAKQIRELSQRLVNSIEEGQRSVSPQFFDLQERLLTTIEDFQKQLDLIVKYDWDFDNYLEEDVPAAMEYIRAQCKPKDGKLLAIGHSMGGILLYAMLSRRGYEGGQSGLGAVVTLGSSLDYTSSKSSLKLLLPLADPAQALNVPVVPLGALLAAVYPLSIRPPYVLSWLNPQISAEDMMHPELFEKLVLNNFCTVPAKLLLQLTTAFRDGGLRDRSGTFCYKDHLHKSSVPVLALAGDQDLICPPEAVYETVKIIPQHLVQYKVFGKPDGPHYGHYDLVGGRLAIDEVYPCIIEFLSHHDEQ
- the LOC131235704 gene encoding uncharacterized protein LOC131235704 isoform X2: MLQADLRSALQFAATVCYVNPILPFGRDPNLRTSSSSKSCHYFLPRAPSIRPISLSRAAVEKKQQEKPSICTADELHYVAVPATEWKLALWRYTPSPNVPPRNHPLLLLSGVGTNAIGFDLAPESSFARYMSSQGFDTWILEVRGAGLSTQEGESKAIEQSTNSYVTSELVKSINKSVTGGAFSSETSTTALSESGNSIVKANKTMTVRDESQLASRLTDTLLRLAERLSGFLSEGLLETRQNSAIAKQIRELSQRLVNSIEEGQRSVSPQFFDLQERLLTTIEDFQKQLDLIVKYDWDFDNYLEEDVPAAMEYIRAQCKPKDGKLLAIGHSMGGILLYAMLSRRGYEGGQSGLGAVVTLGSSLDYTSSKSSLKLLLPLADPAQALNVPVVPLGALLAAVYPLSIRPPYVLSWLNPQISAEDMMHPELFEKLVLNNFCTVPAKLLLQLTTAFRDGGLRDRSGTFCYKDHLHKSSVPVLALAGDQDLICPPEAVYETVKIIPQHLVQYKVFGKPDGPHYGHYDLVGGRLAIDEVYPCIIEFLSHHDEQ